TGAACAAAGCGGTGGCGCAGCGCGCTGCGCCACCGCACGACTGTAGGGCAAGCGCGCAAGGGCAGGAATGAAAGGAATGGCGGGATGGGGTGTGGAACATGTGTTCCATTTGATCTCGAAGAAAAACGCATGTTGCAATTTTTGCAGGCATTGGTATATTTGTTCCAAATCAATGGGAAATGGATTTTTTGATCCGTTGACCGCCCCGCCGCCACCGAACCTCGCCTGCCCCGCCATGACCCACGTCCTGCACCGCCATCTCCACCAGCCCCCCCCTGTCGCCGCGGGCGCGCAGGGCATGGTGGTCCGCGATGCCAGCGGCCGCACCTACCTGGATGCCAGCGGCGGCGCCGCCGTGTCCTCGCTCGGCCATGGCCATGCCGACGTGATCGCCGCCATGCACCGGCAGATCGACCGCATCGCGTACGCCCACACCAGCTTCTTCACCACCGACGTGGCGGAGGAGCTGGCGCAGACGCTGGTGCGCGGCGCGCCGGCGGGCACGAGCCATGCCTATTTCGTGAGCGGGGGCTCGGAAGCCGTGGAGGCCGCGCTCAAGATGGCGCGGCAGTATTTCGTGGAGCGGGGCGAGCCCCAGCGCACGCACTTCATCGCGCGGCGTCAGAGCTACCACGGCAACACGCTGGGCGCGCTCGCGGTGGGCGGCAACGCCTGGCGGCGCGCGCCGTTCGCGCCGCTGCTCGTGCCGGCCACGCACGTGTCGCCCTGCTACCCGTACCGTGAGATGCGTGATGGCGAAACCCCCGAAGCCTACGGCCAGCGGCTGGCGGCGGAGCTGGAGGCCGCCATCCTCGCGCAGGGCGCGGACCGCGTGATCGCTTTCGTGGCCGAGACGGTGGGCGGTGCCACGGCGGGCGTGCTCACGCCGGTGCCGGGCTACTTCCAGGCGGTGCGCGCGGTATGCGACCGCTACGGCGTGCTGCTGATCCTGGACGAAGTGATGTGCGGCATGGGCCGCACCGGCACCCTGCACGCCTGCGAGCAGGAGGGCGTGGTGCCCGACCTCATCACCGTGGCCAAGGGCCTGGGGGGCGGCTACCAGCCCATCGGCGCGGTGCTGGCACAGGTGCGCGTGGTCGATGCCATGTCGCGCGGCAGCGGCTTCTTTCAGCACGGCCACACCTACCTGGGCCACCCGGTGGCCTGCGCCGCCGCGCTGGCGGTGCAGCAGGTGATCGCGCGCGACGGCCTGCTGCAGAAAGTGCAGGACGATGCGCCGGTGTTCGAACGCATGCTGCGCGGCGCGTTGGGTGACCACCCCCACGTGGGCGACATCCGCGGGCGGGGCTATTTCTGGGGCATCGAGCTGGTGGCCGATCGCGCAACGAAGGCCCCGTTCGACCCCGCGCTCCGGCTGCACGCGCGCGTCAAGAAGGCCGCGATGGATGCGGGCCTGCTGTGCTATCCGTTCGGCGGCACGGTGGAAGGCCTGCGCGGCGACCACGTGCTGCTCGCGCCACCCTACATCGCCGCGCGCGAAGACCTGCAGGCCATCGCCGACCTGCTGGCGCACGCCATCGGGCAGGCCACGGCCGGGCTGGCCTGAGCGGCACCCTTCCCCGTCGTTCCGTTCTCCCTCCCGTTCCATCCCTCGTTCCTGAAGGAGCCTTCGCCATGCCCGTCGCACCGTCCCTTTCGTCCCCGCGCCGCCTCCTGGCCGCCCCGGCGGCCTTCGCCCAGGAGGCGCCCGCGGCCGGCGGCACCCTGGGCAAGATCCAGCAAAGCGGTGCCATCACCTTCGGCTACCGCGAGTCGTCGTTCGGCTTTTCGTACCTGGATGGCAACCTGCGGCCCGTGGGCTACAGCATCGACATCTGCCACCGCATCGTGGAGGCGGTCAAGGCCGAACTGAAGATGCCCGCCATCGAGGTGAGGTACCAGGCCGTCACCTCGGCCAACCGCATTCCGCTGGTGCAGAACGGCACGGTGGACATCGAGTGCGGCTCCACCACCAACCTGGTGGAGCGGCAAAAGCTGGTGGCTTTCTCGCCCGACATCTTTCGCTACAACGTGCGCCTGCTGGTCAAGGCCGATTCCGGCATCCGAGGCATCGCGGACCTGCAGGGCAAATCCGTGGTGACCACGGCGGGCACGACCTCGCTGCGGCTGCTGCGCGAGGCCGACAAGGGCCAGGCCCTGCAGATCACGCACCTGTCGGGCAAGGACCACACCGACTCCTTCCTGCTGGTGGAGAGCGGCCGCGCCGCCGCCTTCGTGCTGGACGACATCCTGCTCGCGGGGCAGATCGCCAATGCGCGCCAGCCGCAGGATTTCGCCATCGTGGGCGAGAGCCTGCGCACCGAGAACCAGTCGCTCATGTTCCGCAAGGACGATCCACCGTTCAAGGCGCTGGTGGACCGGGTGGTCGGTGCCATGATGCGGTCCGGCGAAATGGAGGCGCTGTACCAGCGCTGGTTCATGTCGCCCATTCCGCCCAAGAACATCAACATCCGCTACCCGCTGAATGCCGAAACGCGCGACGCGTTCCAGAACCCCAGCTCCAAGGGCATCTGAGCCCCCTTCCCATGACCGCACCCACCCCCGTATCCGCATCCGCATCCGCACCGCCGCGCATCGCGCTGATCCATGCCCTGCAGCATTCCGTCGAGCCCATCAACGCCGCCTTCGGGGCGCAGTGGCCCGAGGCGCTGCGCATGAACCTGCTGGACGACAGCCTCTCGGCCGACCTGGCGCGCTCGGGTGCGGGGCTGGATGCGGCCATGCACGACCGGTTCCTGCGGCTGGCGGACTACGCCGTGGGCACGGGCGCACACGCGCTGCTGTTCACCTGCTCGGCCTTCGGGCCGTGCATCGAGGCGGTGGCGCGCCGCCATGCGGGGCTGCCGGTGCTCAAGCCCAACGAGGCCATGGTGGACGACATCGCGCAGGCCCCCGGCGAAGGGGCCGTGGGCCTGATCGCCACCTTCGCACCCACGCTGGCCTCGATGCCGCCGGAGTTTCCTGCGCACGTGGCGCTGCGCACGGCCCTGGCCGACGGCGCCCTCGACGCGCTGAACCGGGGCGATGCGGCGTTGCACGACCGGCTCATCGCCGAGCAGGCGCAGGGCTGCCGCCGCATCGCGCTCGCGCAATTCAGCATGGCGCGCGCCCGGGGCGCGTGCGAGGCGGCCACGGGGCTGCCGGTGTTCACCACCGTGCACAGTGCCGTCGCGCGGCTGCGCCAGCGGCTGGGCTGAAAAGAAAAAAAGGTGGACAGGCCGGGCGGCGCAGGCGCGCTCAGTGCCCCGCCGGTGCGCCGCCCGCCTGCCGGCCCACCGGCCGCAGGCCCCAGCTGGCGGCCAGCCACACCGCGCACAGTAGCGCCGTCACGGCAAAGAGCTGCGGCGTGCCGGCCCACTTGGCCAGCGCGCCGCCCAGGGCCCCCCCGGCGAACAGGCCCAGCGACTGCAGCGTGTTGTAGGTGCCCAGGGCCGCGCCGCGCAGGTGCGGCGGCGCCATGCGCGAGACTAGGCTGGGCTGGCTGGCCTCCAGCGCGTTGAAACCGCAAAAGAACACGAACAGCAGCAGCCCCAGCGCCCACAGCGCGGGCACGGCGCCGGCCGCGGCCACGCCGCCCAGGCCCAGCTGTACCAGCAGCACCAGGCCGATGGCGGCCAGCAGCGACTCGCGCAGGCGGCCGCGCCGCTCCAGCGCGAACAGCCCGCCCATCATGGCGAACGACAGCACCACGGCGGGCAGGTACACCTGCCAATGCGCGGCCTTGGGCAGGCCCGCCTGCACCAGCAGCGCGGGCACGGCCACCCACATGGCCATCTGCACCGTGTGCAGCACGAACACGCCCAGGTTCAGCCGCAGCAGGTCGGCATGGCGCCACACCTCGGCCAGGCGCCCGCGCGGGGCGTCGGCATGGCGCGCGGGCTCGGGCGGCACCACCCACAGCACCACGGCGATGCCGCCCAGCGCCAGTGCGCAGGTCAGCCCGAACAGGCCCGCCAGGCCGATGTGCGCAGCCAGCACGGGGGCCGCGACGAGCGCCACGGCGAACATCAGCCCGATGCTGCCGCCCACCAGCGCCATGGCCTTGGTGCGCACGGCATCGCGCGTCTGGTCGGCCAGCAGCGCCGTCACGGCGGCCGACACCGCGCCCGCGCCCTGCAGCGCCCGGCCGGCCAGCAGCCCGGTGAGCGAGTCGGCCAGCGCCGCCAGCAGGCTGCCGGCGGCGAACACGGCCAAGCCCAGCACGATCACGCGCTTGCGCCCGAAGCGGTCGGATGCCATGCCCAGCGGCAACTGCAGCACCGCCTGCGTGAGGCCGTAGATGCCCATGGCCAGGCCGACGAGCGCGGGATCGTCGCCGCCCGGGTATTTGCGCGCTTCGAGCGCGAACACGGGCAGCACGAGGAACAGCCCCAGCATGCGCAGCGCGAAGATCAGCGCCAGCGCCAGGCTGGAGCGGCGCTCCAGCGGCGTCATGGCGGTGGCGTTGGACGGGGGCGAGGCGGTGGCGCCTGGGCCTGGAAGGTGGGTGGAGGAATCCGGCACGGTGGGTGCGCTGAGGGCTTGAAGCCAAAGCCGCGATTCTCGCCCATCGCCCGCAGGCCGGAACCGGCGCCACCGCGCAGGCATTGACGGCCTGGCGAACCCGTTTTCGGCGTTGCAGGCCCAAAAGACCTTCATGCCGGCGGATTCATTGTCCTGTTTGCTATCAAATCAGGAGCAAATGGTTTTCCGGACCACCGCCGGACCGCCCCCCGCCCGGCAGCAGGGGCCGGTGGCCCTGCGGACGGCCCGCGCCGGGGGCGTGGCCTATCATGGTGGGTTTCCCCGCCCAGAGCCGCGCCCACCGTGAACCACTCCCCCTTCTCCCGGCCCGCCGACGATGGCGACGCCCCTGCGGCGCCGGCCGCCGGCCGCTACCTGGGCGCCGCCCTGCAGCAGGCGCGCATCAGCATCCGCGGGGCGCGCACGCACAACCTCAAGAACATCGACCTGGACATTCCGCGCAACCAGCTGGTGGTGATCACCGGGCTGTCGGGCTCGGGCAAGTCCAGCCTGGCGTTCGACACGCTCTATGCCGAGGGCCAGCGCCGCTATGTGGAGAGCCTGTCGGCCTATGCGCGGCAGTTCCTGGGCCGGCTGGACAAGCCCGACGTGGACCTGATCGAGGGCCTGTCGCCGGCCATCTCGATCGAGCAGAAGGCCACCAGCCACAACCCGCGCTCCACCGTGGGCACGGTGACCGAGATCCACGACTACCTGCGCCTGCTGTACGCGCGCGCCGGCACGCCGTACTGCCCCTACCACGGCCTGCCGCTGGCCGCCCAGACGGTGAGCCAGATGGTGGACGCCGTGCTGGCCCTGCCCGAGGACACCCGCCTCATGGTGCTGGCCCCGGTCGCGCGCGACAAGAAGGGCGAGTTCACCGAACTCTTCGCGCAGATGCAGGCGCTGGGCTACGTGCGCTTTCGGGTGGACGGCACCATCTACGAATACGAAAGCCTGCCGCAGCTCAAGAAGACCGAAAAGCACGACGT
This region of Acidovorax sp. GBBC 1281 genomic DNA includes:
- a CDS encoding aspartate aminotransferase family protein, which gives rise to MTHVLHRHLHQPPPVAAGAQGMVVRDASGRTYLDASGGAAVSSLGHGHADVIAAMHRQIDRIAYAHTSFFTTDVAEELAQTLVRGAPAGTSHAYFVSGGSEAVEAALKMARQYFVERGEPQRTHFIARRQSYHGNTLGALAVGGNAWRRAPFAPLLVPATHVSPCYPYREMRDGETPEAYGQRLAAELEAAILAQGADRVIAFVAETVGGATAGVLTPVPGYFQAVRAVCDRYGVLLILDEVMCGMGRTGTLHACEQEGVVPDLITVAKGLGGGYQPIGAVLAQVRVVDAMSRGSGFFQHGHTYLGHPVACAAALAVQQVIARDGLLQKVQDDAPVFERMLRGALGDHPHVGDIRGRGYFWGIELVADRATKAPFDPALRLHARVKKAAMDAGLLCYPFGGTVEGLRGDHVLLAPPYIAAREDLQAIADLLAHAIGQATAGLA
- a CDS encoding transporter substrate-binding domain-containing protein: MPVAPSLSSPRRLLAAPAAFAQEAPAAGGTLGKIQQSGAITFGYRESSFGFSYLDGNLRPVGYSIDICHRIVEAVKAELKMPAIEVRYQAVTSANRIPLVQNGTVDIECGSTTNLVERQKLVAFSPDIFRYNVRLLVKADSGIRGIADLQGKSVVTTAGTTSLRLLREADKGQALQITHLSGKDHTDSFLLVESGRAAAFVLDDILLAGQIANARQPQDFAIVGESLRTENQSLMFRKDDPPFKALVDRVVGAMMRSGEMEALYQRWFMSPIPPKNINIRYPLNAETRDAFQNPSSKGI
- a CDS encoding arylsulfatase, producing the protein MTAPTPVSASASAPPRIALIHALQHSVEPINAAFGAQWPEALRMNLLDDSLSADLARSGAGLDAAMHDRFLRLADYAVGTGAHALLFTCSAFGPCIEAVARRHAGLPVLKPNEAMVDDIAQAPGEGAVGLIATFAPTLASMPPEFPAHVALRTALADGALDALNRGDAALHDRLIAEQAQGCRRIALAQFSMARARGACEAATGLPVFTTVHSAVARLRQRLG
- a CDS encoding MFS transporter, which codes for MTPLERRSSLALALIFALRMLGLFLVLPVFALEARKYPGGDDPALVGLAMGIYGLTQAVLQLPLGMASDRFGRKRVIVLGLAVFAAGSLLAALADSLTGLLAGRALQGAGAVSAAVTALLADQTRDAVRTKAMALVGGSIGLMFAVALVAAPVLAAHIGLAGLFGLTCALALGGIAVVLWVVPPEPARHADAPRGRLAEVWRHADLLRLNLGVFVLHTVQMAMWVAVPALLVQAGLPKAAHWQVYLPAVVLSFAMMGGLFALERRGRLRESLLAAIGLVLLVQLGLGGVAAAGAVPALWALGLLLFVFFCGFNALEASQPSLVSRMAPPHLRGAALGTYNTLQSLGLFAGGALGGALAKWAGTPQLFAVTALLCAVWLAASWGLRPVGRQAGGAPAGH